One stretch of Clavibacter michiganensis DNA includes these proteins:
- a CDS encoding glutathione peroxidase, with protein MTHPRLDPIPLTTLQGEDTTFGAYADKVVLVVNVASRCGLAPQYEKLEQLQRTYGERGFTVIGFPSNQFLQELGSAEAIDEYCSTTWGVTFPMMEKVKVNGRSAHPVYAELTKTPDAEGKAGRVKWNFEKFVVTPSGAVHRFRPTVEPDAPEIVSLIEAELPA; from the coding sequence ATGACGCATCCCCGGCTCGACCCGATCCCGCTGACCACCCTCCAGGGCGAGGACACCACCTTCGGCGCGTACGCCGACAAGGTCGTGCTCGTCGTCAACGTCGCCTCGCGCTGCGGCCTGGCGCCGCAGTATGAGAAGCTCGAGCAGCTGCAGCGCACGTACGGGGAGCGGGGCTTCACGGTCATCGGCTTCCCGAGCAACCAGTTCCTGCAGGAGCTCGGATCCGCGGAGGCCATCGACGAGTACTGCTCCACCACGTGGGGCGTCACCTTCCCGATGATGGAGAAGGTCAAGGTCAACGGCCGCTCCGCGCATCCCGTCTACGCGGAGCTCACGAAGACGCCCGACGCGGAGGGCAAGGCCGGCCGCGTGAAGTGGAACTTCGAGAAGTTCGTCGTCACGCCGTCGGGCGCCGTGCACCGCTTCCGGCCCACGGTCGAGCCGGACGCGCCGGAGATCGTGTCCCTCATCGAGGCCGAGCTGCCCGCCTGA
- a CDS encoding mycothiol transferase, with protein MTPATDLLVDAYGRIAEIVRDAVDGLGADDLAFRPDAEANSVGWLVWHLARVQDAQVADVAGRDQTWTSGGWAGRFALPFDDSATGYGQSPDDVASLEGITSELLLGYLDAVQSATLSYLAGLDDTELDRVIDEDWTPPVTLGARLVSVLADDLQHAGQASYLAGLIARRR; from the coding sequence ATGACCCCCGCCACCGACCTGCTCGTGGACGCCTACGGGCGCATCGCCGAGATCGTCCGCGACGCCGTCGACGGCCTCGGCGCCGACGACCTCGCCTTCCGCCCCGATGCCGAGGCCAACTCCGTCGGCTGGCTCGTCTGGCACCTCGCCCGCGTGCAGGACGCCCAGGTCGCCGACGTCGCCGGCCGCGACCAGACGTGGACGTCCGGTGGTTGGGCGGGGCGCTTCGCCCTCCCGTTCGACGACTCGGCGACCGGGTACGGGCAGTCGCCCGACGACGTCGCGTCGCTCGAGGGCATCACCTCCGAGCTGCTGCTCGGCTACCTCGACGCCGTGCAGTCGGCCACGCTGTCGTACCTCGCCGGGCTCGACGACACGGAGCTCGACCGCGTGATCGACGAGGACTGGACCCCGCCCGTGACGCTCGGCGCCCGCCTCGTCAGCGTGCTCGCCGACGACCTGCAGCACGCCGGGCAGGCGTCGTACCTCGCGGGCCTCATCGCCCGTCGCCGCTGA
- a CDS encoding YchJ family protein, with product MTRLCPDAPWSTPDDDAWCPCTSGDPYGTCCGPLHRGDAEAPTAERLMRSRFAAYSRGDAAYLARSWHASTRPGEIDLDPSVRWFRLTIHRTALGGPDDATGVVEFEAAFRQGGERGGQREASRFVRQAGSWVYLDAL from the coding sequence ATGACGCGCCTTTGCCCCGACGCTCCGTGGTCGACACCCGACGACGACGCCTGGTGCCCGTGCACGAGCGGCGACCCGTACGGCACGTGCTGCGGCCCGCTGCACCGGGGGGACGCCGAGGCCCCGACCGCCGAGCGGCTGATGCGCTCCCGCTTCGCCGCCTACTCCCGCGGCGACGCGGCATACCTCGCGCGCAGCTGGCACGCGTCGACGCGCCCCGGGGAGATCGACCTCGACCCGTCCGTCCGCTGGTTCCGGCTCACGATCCACCGCACCGCTCTCGGAGGTCCCGACGACGCGACCGGCGTCGTCGAATTCGAGGCGGCGTTCCGGCAGGGCGGCGAGCGCGGCGGCCAGCGGGAGGCTAGCCGCTTCGTCCGGCAGGCGGGATCCTGGGTCTACCTCGACGCCCTCTGA
- the dhaM gene encoding dihydroxyacetone kinase phosphoryl donor subunit DhaM, which translates to MSVGLVLVSHSALIAHGLVDLARQMAPTVALVPAGGSGDGTRADAGIGTSFDVVSAALAEAEGGDGVVVLADLGSAYLTAETAVDMLDEDAAARIVVVRAPLVEGAVAAAVAAETGGSREDVAAAAASAAVADSADDADAGLAPDPRADGTGPAPASGTGTVRGEATLVNRDGLHARPAADFVTRASAYSSAVTVNGQNAASLLGVMALGLTRGAHVVIEATGDDAEEAVTALVELIESGFGEA; encoded by the coding sequence GTGAGCGTCGGCCTCGTCCTCGTCTCCCACAGTGCCCTCATCGCGCACGGGCTCGTCGACCTCGCGCGCCAGATGGCGCCGACCGTCGCCCTCGTCCCCGCGGGCGGGTCCGGCGACGGCACGCGCGCCGACGCGGGCATCGGCACGAGCTTCGACGTCGTCTCCGCGGCGCTCGCCGAGGCGGAGGGCGGCGACGGCGTCGTCGTGCTCGCCGACCTCGGATCCGCGTACCTCACGGCCGAGACCGCGGTCGACATGCTCGACGAGGACGCCGCCGCGCGCATCGTCGTGGTGCGCGCGCCGCTGGTGGAGGGCGCGGTCGCCGCCGCGGTGGCCGCCGAGACGGGTGGATCGCGCGAGGACGTGGCCGCGGCCGCCGCCTCGGCCGCGGTCGCCGACTCCGCGGACGACGCCGATGCGGGACTCGCGCCGGATCCGCGCGCCGACGGCACGGGACCCGCTCCCGCATCGGGCACGGGCACCGTCCGCGGCGAGGCCACCCTGGTCAACCGCGACGGTCTGCACGCGCGGCCCGCGGCCGACTTCGTCACGCGCGCATCCGCCTACTCCTCGGCCGTCACCGTGAACGGGCAGAACGCGGCGTCGCTCCTCGGCGTCATGGCCCTGGGCCTGACCCGCGGCGCGCACGTCGTGATCGAGGCCACGGGCGATGACGCCGAGGAGGCGGTCACCGCGCTGGTCGAGCTGATCGAGTCGGGGTTCGGCGAGGCCTGA
- the dhaL gene encoding dihydroxyacetone kinase subunit DhaL translates to MALGTDWVVAWITEAARVVADQRGELITLDREIGDGDHGENLDRGFGAVTEKLAGLASDAAPADALKTVATTLISTVGGASGPLLGTAYLKASAAVAGRADLDASAIADLLEAAVGGIVLRGKAERGDKTMVDAWGPAAEAARAAAGAGSAPADALEAAADAAARGAEATEPLVARKGRASYLGDRAIGHRDPGAQSSALILRAAATTARAADGASS, encoded by the coding sequence ATGGCACTCGGGACCGACTGGGTCGTCGCCTGGATCACGGAGGCGGCGCGCGTCGTCGCCGACCAGCGCGGTGAGCTCATCACGCTCGACCGCGAGATCGGCGACGGCGACCACGGCGAGAACCTCGACCGCGGCTTCGGCGCCGTCACGGAGAAGCTGGCGGGCCTGGCGTCCGACGCCGCGCCCGCCGACGCGCTGAAGACCGTCGCCACCACGCTGATCTCCACCGTCGGCGGCGCATCCGGCCCGCTGCTCGGGACGGCGTACCTCAAGGCCTCCGCGGCCGTCGCGGGCCGCGCGGACCTCGACGCGTCCGCGATCGCCGACCTCCTCGAGGCGGCGGTGGGCGGCATCGTCCTCCGCGGCAAGGCCGAGCGCGGCGACAAGACGATGGTGGACGCGTGGGGGCCCGCCGCCGAGGCCGCCCGGGCGGCCGCCGGCGCGGGATCCGCACCCGCCGACGCCCTCGAGGCCGCCGCCGACGCCGCCGCGCGCGGGGCGGAGGCGACGGAGCCGCTCGTGGCCCGCAAGGGACGCGCGTCCTACCTGGGCGACCGCGCCATCGGCCACCGCGATCCGGGCGCGCAGTCGTCCGCGCTCATCCTGCGCGCGGCGGCCACCACCGCCCGCGCCGCCGACGGGGCGTCATCGTGA
- the dhaK gene encoding dihydroxyacetone kinase subunit DhaK, with translation MKKLINDPRAVADEAVAGFAAAHPDLVALSVDPLFVRRAEATRPGRVALVSGGGSGHEPLHAGFVGHGMLDAAVPGPVFTSPTPDPVVAATLAVDGGAGVLHIVKNYTGDVLNFETAAELAEAEGVRVRTVVVDDDVAVTDSLYTAGRRGVAGTVLVERIAGAAAERGDDLDAVAAIAERVVGQVRSMGVAIRACTVPHAGEPSFALEDDEMEIGIGIHGEPGRVKLPLEPVDAIVERLLDPVLEDLGAPAGSRVLLLVNGMGATPLSELYIAYRRAAAVLEEAGLTVARSLVGDYVTALDMEGLSLTVLLLDDELVDLWDSPVQTAALRWGR, from the coding sequence GTGAAGAAGCTGATCAACGATCCGAGGGCGGTGGCCGACGAGGCCGTCGCGGGCTTCGCCGCCGCCCATCCCGACCTGGTCGCCCTGAGCGTCGATCCGCTCTTCGTCCGTCGTGCGGAGGCCACCCGCCCCGGGCGCGTGGCCCTCGTCAGCGGCGGCGGCAGCGGGCACGAGCCGCTGCACGCCGGGTTCGTGGGGCACGGGATGCTCGACGCGGCCGTGCCCGGACCGGTGTTCACGAGCCCCACCCCGGATCCGGTCGTCGCCGCCACCCTGGCCGTGGATGGCGGGGCGGGCGTGCTGCACATCGTGAAGAACTACACGGGCGACGTCCTCAACTTCGAGACCGCGGCGGAGCTCGCGGAGGCGGAGGGCGTCCGGGTGCGGACGGTGGTGGTCGACGACGACGTCGCCGTCACCGACTCCCTCTACACGGCAGGCCGCCGCGGGGTGGCCGGCACGGTGCTCGTGGAGCGCATAGCGGGTGCGGCGGCGGAGCGCGGGGACGACCTCGACGCCGTGGCCGCGATCGCCGAGCGGGTGGTCGGGCAGGTGCGGAGCATGGGCGTCGCCATCCGCGCGTGCACCGTCCCCCACGCCGGCGAGCCGAGCTTCGCGCTCGAGGACGACGAGATGGAGATCGGCATCGGGATCCACGGGGAGCCCGGCCGCGTCAAGCTGCCGCTCGAGCCCGTGGACGCCATCGTGGAGCGCCTCCTCGACCCCGTGCTCGAGGACCTGGGCGCGCCGGCCGGCAGCCGCGTCCTGCTGCTCGTGAACGGGATGGGCGCGACGCCGCTGTCCGAGCTCTACATCGCCTACCGCCGCGCGGCCGCCGTGCTCGAGGAGGCCGGCCTGACCGTCGCCCGCAGCCTCGTGGGAGACTACGTCACGGCCCTCGACATGGAGGGACTGTCCCTCACGGTGCTCCTGCTCGACGACGAGCTCGTCGACCTGTGGGACTCGCCCGTGCAGACCGCCGCGCTGCGGTGGGGGAGGTAG
- a CDS encoding MIP/aquaporin family protein has translation MMRKRSPPRLDERSEHHAVDLGVIFLSETVGTALLVLLGCGVVANVALIKSKGLAGGTLMVNFGWGLAVFAGVTVSYASGAHLNPAVTLGLLAAGKIDDVASVPVYILAQMVGAIIGAVFCWLAYKQHFDEEPDAATKLGVFSTGPSIRNYAWNLVTEIIGTFVLVIVILGFSLANNPDADAATPAGLSALGAVPVALLVVGIGASLGGPTGYAINPARDLGPRIAHAILPIKGKGSSDWSYAWVPVVGPAIGGVLAGLASYALLPIL, from the coding sequence ATGATGCGGAAGAGGTCGCCCCCGCGCCTCGACGAACGATCGGAGCACCACGCAGTGGATCTTGGAGTCATATTCCTGTCGGAGACGGTGGGCACCGCCCTCCTCGTCCTCCTCGGATGCGGAGTCGTGGCGAACGTCGCGCTCATCAAGTCGAAGGGGCTCGCCGGCGGCACCCTGATGGTCAACTTCGGCTGGGGCCTCGCGGTCTTCGCCGGCGTCACCGTCTCCTACGCGTCCGGCGCGCACCTGAACCCGGCCGTCACGCTCGGCCTCCTCGCCGCCGGCAAGATCGACGACGTCGCCAGCGTCCCCGTGTACATCCTCGCCCAGATGGTCGGCGCGATCATCGGCGCCGTCTTCTGCTGGCTCGCCTACAAGCAGCACTTCGACGAGGAGCCCGACGCGGCCACCAAGCTCGGCGTGTTCTCGACCGGCCCCTCCATCCGCAACTACGCGTGGAACCTCGTCACCGAGATCATCGGCACCTTCGTGCTCGTGATCGTGATCCTCGGCTTCAGCCTCGCGAACAACCCCGACGCGGACGCGGCCACCCCCGCCGGCCTCTCGGCCCTCGGCGCGGTCCCCGTCGCCCTCCTCGTGGTCGGCATCGGCGCCTCCCTCGGCGGACCGACCGGCTACGCCATCAACCCGGCCCGTGACCTCGGACCCCGCATCGCGCACGCGATCCTCCCCATCAAGGGCAAGGGCTCGAGCGACTGGTCCTACGCCTGGGTGCCCGTCGTCGGCCCCGCCATCGGCGGCGTCCTCGCCGGCCTCGCGTCCTACGCGCTGCTCCCCATCCTCTAG
- the glpK gene encoding glycerol kinase GlpK, with amino-acid sequence MSEKYIVAIDQGTTSTRAIVFDHSGSIVSTGQLEHEQIFPRAGWVEHDPMEIWRNTREVIGQALSKADITRHDVEAVGITNQRETAVVWDRTTGKPVYNAIVWQDTRTQKIVDRLAADGGVERFKPTVGLPLATYFSGTKIVWILENVDGAREKAEAGDLMFGTTDTWVLWNLTGGTDGGVHVTDVTNASRTLFMDLETLQWDDEILKAFDVPRSMLPEIKSSSEVYGVVESSSLLREVPIAGILGDQQAATFGQAAFDQGESKNTYGTGNFLIFNTGTDIIHSQNGLLTTLGYKLGDAEPHYALEGSIAVTGSLVQWMRDNLGLVSSAAEIETLAATVEDNGGVYFVPAFSGLFAPYWRSDARGALVGLTRFVNKGHIARAALEATAFQTREVLDAVNADSGVDLTELKVDGGMIANNLLMQFQADILGVPVVRPVVAETTALGAAYAAGLAVGFWKDLDDLRQNWQEDSRWTPDMDDAERERQLRLWKKAVTKTFDWVDDDVQ; translated from the coding sequence ATGAGCGAGAAGTACATCGTCGCCATCGACCAGGGCACCACCAGCACGCGTGCCATCGTCTTCGACCACAGCGGATCCATCGTGTCCACCGGCCAGCTCGAGCACGAGCAGATCTTCCCCCGGGCCGGCTGGGTCGAGCACGACCCGATGGAGATCTGGCGCAACACGCGCGAGGTCATCGGCCAGGCGCTGTCCAAGGCCGACATCACGCGCCACGACGTCGAGGCCGTGGGCATCACCAACCAGCGCGAGACCGCCGTCGTGTGGGACCGCACCACGGGCAAGCCGGTCTACAACGCCATCGTCTGGCAGGACACCCGCACGCAGAAGATCGTCGACCGCCTCGCGGCCGACGGCGGCGTCGAGCGCTTCAAGCCCACCGTCGGGCTCCCGCTCGCCACCTACTTCTCGGGCACGAAGATCGTCTGGATCCTCGAGAACGTCGACGGCGCCCGCGAGAAGGCCGAGGCCGGCGACCTCATGTTCGGCACGACCGACACGTGGGTCCTCTGGAACCTCACCGGCGGCACCGACGGCGGCGTCCACGTCACCGACGTGACCAACGCGTCCCGCACCCTCTTCATGGACCTCGAGACCCTCCAGTGGGACGACGAGATCCTGAAGGCGTTCGACGTGCCGCGCTCGATGCTCCCCGAGATCAAGAGCTCCTCCGAGGTCTACGGCGTCGTCGAGTCGTCCAGCCTCCTGCGTGAGGTGCCCATCGCGGGCATCCTCGGCGACCAGCAGGCCGCCACGTTCGGGCAGGCCGCGTTCGACCAGGGCGAGTCGAAGAACACGTACGGCACCGGCAACTTCCTGATCTTCAACACCGGCACCGACATCATCCACTCGCAGAACGGCCTCCTCACGACGCTCGGCTACAAGCTGGGCGACGCGGAGCCGCACTACGCGCTCGAGGGATCCATCGCGGTCACGGGCTCGCTCGTGCAGTGGATGCGCGACAACCTCGGCCTCGTGTCGAGCGCCGCGGAGATCGAGACCCTGGCGGCCACGGTCGAGGACAACGGCGGCGTGTACTTCGTCCCCGCGTTCTCCGGCCTGTTCGCGCCGTACTGGCGCTCGGACGCCCGCGGCGCGCTCGTGGGACTCACGCGCTTCGTCAACAAGGGCCACATCGCCCGCGCGGCGCTGGAGGCCACGGCCTTCCAGACGCGCGAGGTGCTGGATGCCGTCAACGCCGACTCGGGCGTCGACCTCACCGAGCTCAAGGTCGACGGCGGGATGATCGCCAACAACCTGCTCATGCAGTTCCAGGCCGACATCCTCGGCGTGCCCGTCGTCCGCCCCGTCGTCGCGGAGACCACCGCGCTCGGCGCCGCGTACGCCGCGGGCCTCGCCGTCGGGTTCTGGAAGGACCTCGACGACCTGCGCCAGAACTGGCAGGAGGACAGCCGCTGGACGCCGGACATGGACGACGCCGAGCGCGAGCGCCAGCTGCGTCTCTGGAAGAAGGCCGTCACGAAGACCTTCGACTGGGTCGACGACGACGTGCAGTAG
- a CDS encoding SOS response-associated peptidase — protein MCGRFVVARATGDLVGDWAVDDVEGDDPAPSWNVAPTTTVRMVADRHPRDDAGGDVRRVVTGARWGIVPPWAKAVQGAPLINARVETVTEKPTFRRAVLTRRAVVPADGYYEWQATASGKQPVYLHGEDERPLAFAAVYEHWRDPAVPDGEPGAWLRSLAIITSAASDALGHIHDRTPVIVPRDRLDDWLDAGTTAVDDVRHLLGSLPEPRLVPRLVSTRVNSVRNDGPDLVAPVDDAPADDGQPTLI, from the coding sequence ATGTGCGGGAGATTCGTGGTGGCGCGGGCGACGGGCGACCTCGTCGGGGACTGGGCGGTCGACGACGTCGAGGGCGACGACCCGGCACCGTCCTGGAACGTCGCCCCGACCACCACGGTCCGCATGGTCGCCGACCGGCATCCGCGCGACGACGCGGGCGGCGACGTCCGCCGCGTCGTGACCGGCGCCCGGTGGGGGATCGTCCCGCCGTGGGCGAAGGCCGTGCAGGGGGCGCCGCTCATCAACGCGCGCGTCGAGACGGTCACGGAGAAGCCGACGTTCCGCAGGGCGGTTCTGACGCGACGGGCCGTCGTCCCGGCGGACGGGTACTACGAGTGGCAGGCCACCGCGTCGGGCAAGCAGCCCGTGTACCTGCACGGCGAGGACGAGCGCCCGCTGGCGTTCGCCGCCGTGTACGAGCACTGGCGGGACCCGGCCGTCCCGGACGGGGAGCCCGGCGCGTGGCTGCGGAGCCTCGCGATCATCACGTCCGCCGCGAGCGACGCGCTCGGGCACATCCACGACCGCACGCCCGTGATCGTGCCGCGCGACCGCCTCGACGACTGGCTCGACGCGGGCACGACCGCCGTCGACGACGTGCGGCACCTGCTGGGCTCCCTGCCCGAACCCCGCCTCGTGCCGCGCCTCGTGTCGACGCGCGTCAACAGCGTGCGGAACGACGGGCCGGACCTCGTGGCGCCCGTCGACGATGCACCCGCGGACGACGGTCAGCCGACGCTCATCTGA